A single window of Anopheles moucheti chromosome 2, idAnoMoucSN_F20_07, whole genome shotgun sequence DNA harbors:
- the LOC128299030 gene encoding homeobox protein B-H1-like: protein MLEEAEMRSGKMLCRTSSPPPPSSSPAGSEISVGSPSPPPIGSDSHPAHLPHPHPLAVTHLVHHHPLVHPHHPHHPALHAHAAVSALQARAEDYFTPLKRLRMVEGGSGVELGSPPGGSPKESTSRGSSPTTPINSASSTNTNSTTATTTTTSTTKSSSGHSTAAEGIKSFSIADILGRDAEANSREAREPSPPPINPSLHHSAHHHLHLSANHPGAHLAAAHHHHHHHHSSSTLQQAASKIVRPWDHLRGPIPVRPFLPPALLHYEHRLALDYHQQLQEHFRAQAQLLRHMSMDIIPSESGSERSSSAASDCCSPEIGRGSDHQSHQSSQSSSSGVGGGSAGAGDGSGRSGANGGAGGANKSGSKTAPNGTPLDALFQMTNKNFDETNEDSEQSHLNLFANRPQPKKKRKSRTAFTNHQIFELEKRFLYQKYLSPSDRDEIAAALGLSNAQVITWFQNRRAKLKRDMEELKKDVETVKVLSAHKTFLENVNDMNILKKKIMHDDGGSPQNASYPQPYCLHSSGIV, encoded by the exons ATGCTCGAAGAAGCAGAAATGCGTTCCGGCAAGATGTTGTGCCGGACGAGCAGTCCACCACCGCCGAGCAGCAGTCCGGCCGGGTCGGAAATTTCCGTCGGTTCGCCAAGTCCACCGCCCATCGGAAGCGACTCCCATCCTGCCCACCTGCCCCATCCGCATCCCCTGGCCGTCACGCATCTGGTCCACCATCACCCGCTCGTTCACCCGCACCATCCGCATCATCCGGCGTTACACGCGCACGCCGCCGTCAGTGCGCTGCAGGCCCGGGCCGAAGACTACTTCACACCCCTGAAGCGGTTACGCATGGTGGAGGGTGGCAGTGGGGTGGAACTGGGAAGTCCTCCCGGTGGCAGTCCCAAGGAATCGACGAGCCGGGGCTCCAGTCCCACGACGCCCATTAACAGTGCGAGCAGTACAAACACCAACAGCACCACCgctaccaccactaccaccagcaCAACCAAATCCTCCTCGGGCCACTCGACCGCAGCCGAAGGAATCAAGTCGTTCTCGATCGCCGACATCCTGGGACGCGATGCGGAGGCCAACAGCCGGGAGGCGCGAGAGCCGAGCCCTCCGCCGATAAATCCGAGCCTGCACCATTCCGCCCACCATCACCTGCACCTGTCGGCGAACCATCCCGGGGCCCATCTGGCGGCCgcacatcaccaccaccatcatcatcacagcagcagcacgctGCAGCAGGCGGCCTCCAAAATAGTACGACCCTGGGACCATCTCCGGGGACCGATCCCGGTGAGGCCGTTTCTGCCACCGGCCCTGCTGCACTACGAGCATCGGCTGGCGCTCGACTACCACCAGCAGCTGCAGGAGCATTTTCGCGCCCAGGCCCAGCTACTGCGCCACATGAGCATGGACATTATCCCGTCGGAGAGTGGATCGGAGCGGTCGAGTTCGGCGGCGAGCGATTGCTGTTCGCCGGAAATTGGACGCGGCTCCGACCACCAGAGCCATCAATCGTCTCAATCGTCCTCGTCGGGTGTGGGTGGTGGATCGGCGGGTGCCGGCGACGGGAGTGGACGCAGTGGGGCGAAtggtggtgccggtggtgCAAACAAGTCCGGCAGCAAGACGGCACCGAACGGGACGCCGCTCGATGCACTGTTTCAAATGACCAACAAGAATTTCGACGAAACCAATGAAGATAGTG AGCAATCGCATTTAAACCTGTTCGCCAACCGACCGCAGccaaagaagaaaaggaaatccCGGACGGCGTTCACCAACCATCAGATCTTCGAGCTGGAGAAGCGGTTCCTGTACCAGAAGTACCTGTCGCCGTCGGATCGGGACGAGATAGCGGCCGCCCTTGGGCTCTCCAACGCACAG GTCATCACCTGGTTCCAGAACCGTCGGGCCAAGCTGAAGCGCGACATGGAGGAGCTGAAGAAGGACGTCGAGACGGTGAAGGTCCTGTCCGCGCACAAAACGTTCCTGGAGAATGTGAACGATATGAACATTCTCAAGAAAAAGATCATGCACGACGACGGTGGCAGCCCACAGAA CGCCTCCTACCCACAACCCTACTGTCTGCACAGCAGTGGCATAGTGTGA